The following proteins are encoded in a genomic region of Arachis ipaensis cultivar K30076 chromosome B02, Araip1.1, whole genome shotgun sequence:
- the LOC107625396 gene encoding uncharacterized protein LOC107625396 produces MASRLEPWNYLAGKVVMVTGASSGLGRDFCLDLARAGCRIVAAARRVDRLKSLCDEINRMTTPLGRGSDDGALRAAAAELDVTADGATIEKYVEKAWNAFGHIDALINNAGLRGNVKPAWELPEEEWNQVFKTNVTGTWLVSKYVCVRMRAAKIKGSIINISSIAGDNRGQLPGGVAYASSKAGVNMLTKVMALELGVHKIRVNSISPGLFKSEITEKLMEKDWLNQVAMKTVPLRTYGTSDPALTTLVRYLVHDSSDYVTGNNFIVDAGTTLPGVPIYSSL; encoded by the exons ATGGCGTCACGACTAGAGCCATGGAACTACCTTGCGGGAAAAGTTGTTATGGTCACTGGCGCCTCATCAGGCCTTGGCCGTGACTTCTGCCTCGATCTTGCTCGTGCGGGCTGCCGGATTGTCGCGGCAGCTCGCCGCGTTGATCGGCTGAAGTCCCTTTGTGACGAGATCAACAGAATGACGACGCCCCTGGGTAGAGGCAGTGATGACGGGGCCCTCCGAGCAGCTGCAGCGGAGCTTGACGTGACCGCCGACGGCGCCACCATCGAGAAGTACGTGGAGAAGGCGTGGAATGCATTTGGCCATATTGATGCGTTGATCAACAACGCTGGTCTTAGAG GAAATGTGAAACCGGCTTGGGAATTACCTGAGGAGGAATGGAATCAAGTGTTCAAAACTAACGTAACTGGGACTTGGTTAGTGTCAAAatatgtatgcgtacgcatgcgTGCTGCTAAGATAAAAGGATCCATTATCAATATCTCATCAATTGCTGGTGACAACAGAGGCCAGTTGCCGGGGGGTGTTGCCTATGCTTCTTCAAAGGCAGGCGTCAATATGCTCACCAag GTTATGGCATTGGAATTAGGAGTACATAAAATCAGAGTGAATTCTATATCACCTGGACTTTTCAAATCTGAGATTACTGAAAAATTAATGGAGAAAGATTGGCTGAATCAAGTGGCCATGAAAACCGTACCTTTGAGGACATACGGCACTTCGGATCCAGCATTAACAACACTTGTTCGTTACTTAGTTCATGATTCTTCTGATTATGTCACCGGCAACAATTTTATTGTTGATGCCGGAACAACCTTACCGGGTGTACCTATTTATTCATCTTTATGA